One Misgurnus anguillicaudatus chromosome 19, ASM2758022v2, whole genome shotgun sequence genomic region harbors:
- the LOC129432564 gene encoding cytochrome P450 3A30-like yields the protein MIDLSYVSVTWTLVVLLISLLFIYGVWTHGFFKKLGIPGPRPWPFLGTFLSYRKGFFNFDMECAKKYGSVWGIFDGRVPILMVTDLEMIKAIMVKECYSTFTNRRDTFEALAGPFADGVSIVKDERWKRIRSSLSPYFTSGRLKEIFPIAETHAERFIKNMMKRDLEQSVKIKDVVASYSLDVVTSSSFSVDIDSINNPDDPFVGNIKKFFQFSFFSPLFLLLTLFPSAANILAKMGITLFSRSSIDFFYSALKKIKDDHNKESSGRVDFLKLMIQSQISDDQAEDTTSDQPVKGLTDHEILSQSFIFILGGYETTSTTLSFLLYNLATNPDSLQKLVKEIDANFPVNTPITYDALMKMDYLEMCLNESMRLLPTAPRLERTCKKTVEINGVTIPENTLVAIPTYVLNRDPNLWESPEEFRPERFSPESKSEVNQYVFMPFGLGPRNCIGMRFALMIMKLLVVKMLQNFSVETCKETQIPLELNPMFQPKVPITLKFTPRSHCDKEE from the exons ATGATTGATCTGTCATATGTATCTGTCACCTGGACCTTAGTGGTACTGCTCATAAGTCTTCTGTTTAT TTATGGTGTTTGGACTCATGGGTTTTTCAAGAAACTGGGAATTCCAGGACCAAGACCTTGGCCTTTCCTCGGCACGTTTCTCTCATACAGAAAA GGTTTTTTCAATTTTGATATGGAGTGTGCTAAGAAATATGGAAGCGTTTGGGG aatCTTTGATGGAAGGGTTCCAATATTAATGGTTACTGACCTGGAAATGATCAAAGCAATTATGGTTAAAGAATGCTATTCTACCTTCACCAATAGACGG GACACATTTGAAGCCCTGGCTGGCCCTTTTGCTGATGGTGTATCTATAGTTAAAGATGAGAGATGGAAGAGGATCCGCAGTTCACTGTCACCGTATTTCACAAGCGGACGACTTAAGGAG ATATTTCCTATAGCTGAGACACACGCAGAgcgttttataaaaaatatgatgaagCGAGACCTTGAGCAGTCAGTTAAAATTAAAGA CGTTGTCGCCTCATACAGTTTGGATGTTGTCACCAGCTCGTCCTTTAGTGTTGACATTGACTCCATAAACAATCCTGATGACCCTTTTGTTGGAAATATCAAGAAGTTTTTCCAGTTTAGTTTTTTCAGTCCTCTTTTTCTGTTATTAA CTCTGTTTCCCTCTGCTGCAAATATTTTGGCCAAAATGGGTATAACTCTTTTCTCAAGATCATCTATTGATTTTTTCTACAGTGCTCTGAAAAAGATAAAAGATGATCACAACAAGGAATCCAGT GGCCGAGTAGACTTTCTAAAGCTGATGATCCAGAGTCAAATATCTGATGATCAAGCTGAGGACACCACAAGTGACCAACCGGTTAAAG GTCTTACCGACCATGAGATCCTCTCTCAGTCGTTTATTTTTATCCTGGGAGGTTATGAGACTACAAGTACAACTCTTTCCTTTCTCCTCTATAATCTTGCAACTAATCCGGACTCCCTGCAAAAGCTGGTTAAAGAGATTGACGCAAACTTTCCTGTCAAT ACGCCCATCACATATGATGCATTGATGAAAATGGATTATTTGGAAATGTGCCTCAATGAATCAATGCGTCTCCTTCCAACCGCCCCACGCTTAGAGAGAACCTGTAAGAAAACTGTTGAGATTAATGGGGTGACCATACCGGAAAATACTTTGGTTGCAATTCCTACATATGTGCTAAATCGTGATCCAAATCTCTGGGAGTCTCCCGAGGAGTTCAGACCGGAGAG GTTCAGCCCAGAGAGTAAGTCAGAGGTTAACCAGTATGTTTTCATGCCTTTTGGACTCGGGCCCCGAAATTGCATTGGAATGAGATTTGCGCTGATGATCATGAAACTTCTTGTTGTGAAGATGCTACAAAACTTCAGTGTGGAAACATGCAAAGAGACGCAG ATTCCTCTGGAGTTGAATCCCATGTTTCAGCCAAAGGTGCCCATCACACTGAAGTTCACACCGAGATCTCACTGTGACAAAGAAGAATAG
- the LOC129432577 gene encoding cytochrome P450 3A40, with the protein MIDLSYVSVTWTLVVLLISLLFIYGVWTHGFFKKLGIPGPRPWPFLGTFLSYRKGFFNFDTECAKKYGKVWGIFDGRLPILMVTDLEMIKAIMVKECYSTFTNRRDTIEAVAGPFADGVSIVKDERWKRIRSSLSPYFTSGRLKEIFPLAEKHAERFIKNMMKRDLKQSVKIKDAVASYSLDVVTSSSFSVDIDSINNPDDPFVGNIKKFFQFSFFSPLFLLLTLFPPAANILAKMGITLFSRSAMDFFYSALKKIKDDHNKESSGRVDFLKLMIQSQISDDQAEDTTSDQPVKGLTDHEILSQSFIFILGGYETTSTTLSFLLYNLATNPDSLQKLVKEIDANFPVNTPITYEALMKMDYLEMCINESMRLLPTAPRLERLCKKTVEINGVTIPENTLVAIPTYVLNRDPNLWESPEEFRPERFSPESKSEVNQYVFMPFGLGPRNCIGMRFALMIMKLLVVKMLQNFSMETCKETQIPLELNPMFQPKVPITLKFTPRSHSDKEE; encoded by the exons ATGATTGATCTGTCATATGTATCTGTCACCTGGACCTTAGTGGTACTGCTCATAAGTCTTCTGTTTAT TTATGGTGTTTGGACTCATGGGTTTTTCAAGAAACTGGGAATTCCAGGACCAAGACCTTGGCCTTTCCTCGGCACGTTTCTCTCATACAGAAAA GGTTTTTTCAATTTTGATACGGAGTGTGCTAAGAAATATGGAAAAGTTTGGGG gatCTTTGATGGAAGACTCCCAATATTAATGGTTACTGACCTGGAAATGATCAAAGCAATTATGGTTAAAGAATGCTATTCTACCTTCACCAATAGACGG GACACAATTGAAGCCGTGGCTGGCCCTTTTGCTGATGGTGTATCTATAGTTAAAGATGAGAGATGGAAGAGGATCCGCAGTTCACTGTCACCGTATTTCACAAGCGGACGACTTAAGGAG ATATTTCCTTTAGCTGAGAAACACGCAGAgcgttttataaaaaatatgatgaagCGAGACCTTAAACAGTCAGTTAAAATTAAAGA CGCTGTCGCCTCATACAGTTTGGATGTTGTCACCAGCTCGTCCTTTAGTGTTGACATTGACTCCATAAACAATCCTGATGACCCTTTTGTTGGAAATATCAAGAAGTTTTTCCAGTTTAGTTTTTTCAGTCCTCTTTTTCTGTTATTAA CTCTGTTTCCCCCTGCTGCAAATATTTTGGCCAAAATGGGTATAACTCTTTTCTCAAGATCAGCTATGGATTTTTTCTACAGTGCTCTGAAAAAGATAAAAGATGATCACAACAAGGAATCCAGT gGCCGAGTAGACTTTCTAAAGCTCATGATCCAGAGTCAAATATCTGATGATCAAGCTGAGGACACCACAAGTGACCAACCGGTTAAAG GTCTTACCGATCATGAGATCCTCTCTCAGTCGTTTATTTTTATTCTGGGAGGTTATGAGACTACAAGTACAACTCTTTCCTTTCTCCTCTACAATCTTGCAACTAATCCGGACTCCCTGCAAAAGCTGGTTAAAGAGATCGACGCCAACTTTCCTGTCAAT aCACCTATCACATATGAGGCATTGATGAAAATGGATTATTTGGAAATGTGCATCAACGAATCAATGCGTCTCCTTCCAACCGCCCCACGCTTGGAGAGACTCTGTAAGAAAACTGTAGAGATCAATGGTGTAACCATACCTGAGAATACTTTGGTTGCAATTCCTACATATGTGCTAAATCGTGATCCAAATCTCTGGGAGTCTCCTGAGGAGTTCAGACCGGAGAG GTTCAGCCCAGAGAGTAAGTCAGAGGTTAACCAGTATGTTTTCATGCCTTTTGGACTCGGGCCCCGAAATTGCATTGGAATGAGATTTGCGCTGATGATCATGAAACTTCTTGTTGTGAAGATGCTACAAAACTTCAGTATGGAAACATGCAAAGAGACGCAG ATCCCTCTGGAGTTGAATCCCATGTTTCAGCCAAAGGTGCCCATCACACTGAAGTTCACACCGAGATCTCACAGTGACAAAGAAGAATAG